A DNA window from Coffea arabica cultivar ET-39 chromosome 6c, Coffea Arabica ET-39 HiFi, whole genome shotgun sequence contains the following coding sequences:
- the LOC113691355 gene encoding nudix hydrolase 8-like: MAAQAAICQWPVFSGQHFQETQGIAHTRDSNAIDLFSSLSWTCIPSKSKTQKAKLCSSPMPKKGGIHVFSSNTLSPSMPAELLDAWDDDYNGIVIDSASLPSSANAFAAALRASLSNWKAKGKKGIWLKLFHEQSELVPIAIQEGFDYHHAEPGYIMLTYWIPDEPCMLPTSPSHQIGIAGFVINDSREILVVKEKSSCSCVGVWKLPTGYINKSEEIFSGATREVKEETGVDTMFLEMVAFRHVHRVAFEKSDLLFACMLKPLSSEITIDEKEIQDAKWITPEELLAQRFYAEDEMSRKVIEICMATYGNRYRGFTAHQLISKFDGKLSVLYFNNSNEI; encoded by the exons ATGGCAGCACAAGCAGCAATTTGTCAATGGCCAGTGTTCAGTGGCCAGCATTTTCAAGAGACTCAAGGGATTGCCCATACTAGAGACAGCAATGCCATCGACCTATTTAGCA GTTTATCTTGGACGTGCATTCCCTCCAAATCAAAAACACAGAAGGCTAAACTATGTTCCTCTCCAATGCCAAAGAAAGGAGGAATTCATGTTTTCTCGTCAAATACATTGTCCCCAAGCATGCCGGCAGAACTGCTAGATGCATGGGATGATGACTACAATGGAATTGTTATTGATTCAGCAAGCTTGCCCTCCAGTGCAAATGCTTTTGCAGCAGCTCTTCGCGCTTCCTTGTCCAACTGGAAGGCAAAG GGGAAAAAAGGAATATGGCTCAAACTATTCCATGAGCAGTCCGAACTTGTTCCAATAGCTATTCAG GAAGGTTTTGATTACCACCATGCTGAACCTGGTTACATAATGCTAACTTACTGGATCCCTGACGAGCCATGCATGCTCCCAACAAGCCCTTCACATCAAATAGGCATTGCAGGATTTGTGATTAACGACAGCAGAGAG ATCCTCGTGGTTAAAGAGAAAAGCTCCTGTAGTTGCGTGGGAGTATGGAAGCTGCCCACTGGCTATATAAATAAG TCTGAAGAAATATTCTCTGGTGCTACAAGAGAAGTGAAAGAAGAAACTGGA GTTGATACAATGTTCCTTGAAATGGTGGCGTTTAG ACACGTCCACCGCGTGGCTTTTGAGAAGTCCGACTTGCTCTTCGCGTGCATGCTTAAGCCATTGTCCTCAGAGATCACAATAGACGAAAAGGAGATTCAGGACGCAAAG TGGATAACTCCTGAAGAACTCTTAGCCCAACGCTTTTACGCAGAAGACGAGATGTCAAGAAAGGTCATCGAGATATGCATGGCAACTTATGGAAATCGCTACAGGGGATTTACAGCACATCAGCTCATCTCCAAATTTGATGGAAAACTGTCTGTCTTGTACTTCAATAACTCGAACGAGATCTGA
- the LOC140004545 gene encoding glutathione hydrolase 3-like produces the protein MRQQHSLEAPLLVESGNSIRKRYWRTVLSFLLALIGLTCVGLILRGNSSFWVVVRDGNEFNESLQFGNTEIVESQQAVVAADDGRCSEIGVSVLAKGGHAVDAAVATALCLGVVNPMASGIGGGGFMVVRSSTTSEAQAFDMRETAPLAASQDMYETDVNAKYNGALSMGVPGELAGLHEAWLKFGRLPWKTLFQPAIKLAKEGFVVAPYLGSYLARKKNIILSDPGLKQVYAPNGKLLKAGEICYNVELGRSLEAVSVNTMGYTILGMPPPSSGTLGMSLVLNILDSYASSNAAEGPLGLHRLIEALKHMFAIRMDLGDPDFVNISKTASDMLSPEFAKKMQQLIFDNTTFPPEYYMHRWSQLRDHGTSHFCIVDADRNAVSMTTTVNYPFGAGVLSPSTGIVLNNEMGDFSVPTEISSDKLPPAPANFIRPNKRPLSSMTPIIVLKHNQLAGVIGGSGGSDIIPAVVQVFINHFILGMEPLAAVQSPRVYHELIPNVVLYENWTVLDGDHIELSNENRHFLEERGHQLQGRSGGGICQFIVQTLQRPRDGGRKFGKTANNEVVHGILTAVSDPRKDGRPAAI, from the exons ATGAGGCAGCAGCACAGCCTGGAAGCTCCATTATTGGTTGAGAGTGGAAATTCCATCAGGAAGAGATACTGGAGAACAGTTCTGTCTTTTTTGCTTGCTCTTATTGGCTTAACAT GTGTTGGTTTGATACTGCGAGGCAATTCAAGTTTTTGGGTAGTAGTGAGAGATGGAAACGAATTTAATGAGAGCCTGCAGTTTGGAAACACTGAAATTGTTGAGTCTCAGCAAGCAGTTGTTGCAGCTGATGATGGCCGTTGCTCAGAAATTGGAGTTTCAGTACTTGCAAAAGGTGGGCATGCTGTTGATGCTGCAGTTGCAACTGCACTTTGCCTTGGAGTTGTCAATCCAATGGCAAGCGGAATAGGAGGCGGAGGTTTCATGGTTGTTCGTTCTTCAACAACATCAGAAGCCCAAGCATTTGACATGAGGGAGACTGCTCCGTTAGCTGCTTCCCAG GACATGTATGAGACTGATGTCAATGCAAAATATAATGGAGCACTATCAATGGGAGTTCCTGGTGAACTAGCTGGTTTACACGAGGCTTGGCTTAAATTTGGGCGGTTGCCATGGAAAACTTTGTTTCAACCCGCCATCAAACTTGCCAAAGAAGGGTTTGTGGTTGCTCCATACCTTGGATCATACCTTGCTCGTAAAAAGAATATAATACTATCTGATCCTGGCTTAAAACAAGTGTATGCACCAAATGGCAAATTGCTGAAAGCTGGTGAAATATGCTACAATGTGGAACTTGGCCGCAGCCTAGAGGCAGTTTCTGTCAACACAATGGGCTACACGATTTTAGGAATGCCACCTCCATCAAGTGGGACGCTGGGAATGTCTCTG gTGCTGAACATCTTAGACAGTTATGCTAGTTCAAATGCAGCAGAGGGTCCTTTGGGTCTTCATCGTTTGATTGAAGCTTTAAAACACATGTTCGCTATCCGCATGGACCTGGGTGACCCCGACTTCGTAAATATCAGTAAAACCGCATCTGACATGCTCTCCCCTGAATTCgcaaagaaaatgcagcaactGATATTCGACAACACCACTTTCCCTCCCGAATACTACATGCACAG GTGGAGTCAGCTTAGAGATCATGGAACCAGCCACTTCTGTATTGTTGATGCAGACCGAAATGCTGTATCAATGACGACCACAGTGAATTATCCCTTCGGTGCTGGGGTGCTGTCTCCTTCGACTGGCATCGTGCTTAACAATGAAATGGGAGATTTCAGCGTACCTACAGAGATATCTTCCGATAAGCTCCCTCCTGCTCCAGCCAACTTTATTAGACCAAACAAGAGACCATTATCTTCAATGACCCCTATAATCGTTCTCAAG CATAATCAGCTAGCTGGAGTGATTGGAGGAAGTGGAGGATCAGACATAATTCCGGCAGTGGTCCAAGTGTTCATTAACCATTTTATTCTGGGAATGGAGCCTCTAGCTGCTGTTCAGAGTCCAAGAGTTTACCACGAG TTAATCCCGAATGTCGTTTTGTACGAGAACTGGACAGTTTTGGATGGGGATCACATCGAACTCTCAAATGAGAATAGGCACTTCTTGGAAGAAAGGGGTCACCAGCTACAGGGTAGATCAGGCGGAGGAATCTGCCAATTTATAGTTCAAACCCTTCAAAGGCCAAGGGATGGGGGTCGGAAATTTGGGAAAACGGCGAACAACGAGGTAGTTCATGGAATTCTTACAGCTGTTAGTGACCCTAGGAAAGACGGAAGGCCTGCAGCCATCTGA
- the LOC113697556 gene encoding AP-4 complex subunit sigma, with protein sequence MGIRFILMVNKQGQTRLAQYYEYLTIEERRALEGEIVRKCLARTEQQCSFVEHRNYKIVYRRYASLFFLVGVDNEENELAILEFIHLLVETMDRHFGNVCELDIMFHLEKAHFMLEEMVMNGCIVETSKSNILGPIQLLEKAS encoded by the exons atggGGATAAGATTCATACTGATGGTGAACAAGCAAGGGCAGACAAGGCTAGCCCAGTACTACGAGTACCTCACCATTGAAGAAAGACGTGCCCTTGAAGGCGAAATCGTCCGCAAATGCCTCGCTCGCACTGAGCAACAG TGTTCATTTGTTGAGCATCGGAACTACAAGATTGTTTACCGGCGATATGCATCCCTGTTTTTTCTGGTCGGAGTTGATAATGAAGAA AATGAACTTGCAATTTTAGAGTTCATACACCTGTTGGTTGAAACCATGGATCGGCATTTTGGTAATGTG TGTGAGCTGGATATCATGTTCCATCTGGAGAAAGCACACTTTATGCTGGAGGAAATGGTTATGAACGGGTGTATCGTTGAGACTAGCAAGTCTAACATTTTGGGCCCAATACAGTTGTTGGAAAAAGCTTCATAA
- the LOC113691519 gene encoding ATP-dependent 6-phosphofructokinase 3-like gives MEAVCNGGGGVSSSKLAFLKLPDHTHNAHLPNGFTSFQVTEKKLSMGATNNSQPKIVTGEAGYVLEDVPHLSDYIPDLPTYTNPLQDNPAYSAVRQYFVHADDTVPQKVVVHATGPRGIHFRRAGPRQKVHFESDEVHACIVTCGGLCPGLNTVIREIVCGLNYMYGVNRVLGIDGGYRGFYSRNTISLTPKVVNDIHKRGGTVLGTSRGGHVTKKIVDSIQDRGINQVYIIGGDGTQKGASVIFEEIRKRGLKVAVVGVPKTIDNDIPVIDKSFGFDSTVEEAQRAINAAHVEATSVENGIGVVKLMGRNSGFIAMHATLASRDVDCCLIPESPFYLDGPGGLYEYIEKRLKEQGHMVIVIAEGAGQELLSQSLQSTDQQDASGNKLLQDVGLWISQSIKNHFAKEQKMAINLKYIDPTYMIRAIPSNASDNVYCTLLAQSAVHGAMAGYTGFTVGPVNGRHCYIPFHRINERQHKVVITDRMWARLLSSTNQPSFLTRDIIENAKKDKEEVVPGLLDENPINRKKVAC, from the exons ATGGAGGCAGTTTGTAATGGTGGTGGCGGAGTCTCTTCTAGCAAGTTAGCTTTCTTGAAGTTGCCTGATCATACTCATAACGCTCATCTTCCAAACGGGTTTACATCTTTTCAAGTTACTGAAAAGAAGTTGTCCATGGGAGCAACCAATAATTCACAGCCTAAAATCGTGACCGGAGAAGCCGGTTATGTTCTTGAAGATGTTCCTCATTTATCTGACTATATTCCTGATCTTCCT ACTTATACCAATCCCTTGCAAGATAATCCTGCATATTCAGCTGTGAG ACAGTACTTTGTCCATGCTGATGACACTGTTCCACAAAAG GTTGTTGTTCATGCAACTGGTCCAAGAGGGATACATTTTCGACGAGCAGGTCCTCGCCAAAAG GTTCATTTCGAGTCTGATGAAGTACATGCATGTATCGTTACATGTGGAGGTTTATGCCCTGGACTCAACACAGTGATCAGAGAAATAGTTTGTGGCTTGAACTACATGTATGGTGTAAATAGAGTCCTGGGAATAGAT GGAGGATACCGGGGTTTCTATTCCCGCAATACAATATCCTTGACACCTAAGGTTGTAAATGATATCCACAAACGTGGTGGGACAGTTCTTGGAACATCACGCGGAGGCCATGTCACCAAAAAGATAGTTGACAGCATTCAGGACCGTGGAATCAATCAG GTATATATTATTGGAGGAGATGGGACGCAAAAGGGGGCTAGTGTTATTTTTGAG GAAATCAGAAAACGAGGTCTTAAAGTTGCGGTTGTCGGTGTCCCGAAAACCATTGATAATGACATTCCG GTTATTGACAAATCTTTTGGTTTTGATTCTACTGTGGAGGAAGCTCAACGTGCTATTAATGCTGCACATGTGGAAGCAACAAGTGTTGAGAATGGCATTGGTGTTGTGAAGTTAATGGGACGGAACAGCG GGTTCATTGCGATGCATGCGACTCTTGCTAGTCGAGATGTCGATTGCTGCTTGATTCCCGAATCACCATTTTATCTTGACGGTCCTGGTGGACTTTATGAATACATTGAGAAACGACTCAAAGAGCAAGGGCACATGGTAATTGTGATAGCAGAAGGTGCAGGGCAAGAGCTACTCTCTCAGAGTCTGCAATCTACCGATCAGCAGGATGCTTCTGGAAATAAGCTTTTACAAGATGTTGGATTGTGGATATCTCAAAGCATCAAG AATCATTTTGCTAAAGAACAGAAGATGGCAATTAATCTCAAATATATAG ATCCCACATATATGATCCGAGCCATTCCTAGCAATGCATCAGACAATGTTTACTGCACTCTTCTGGCTCAAAGTGCTGTTCATGGAGCAATGGCAGGGTACACAGGCTTCACAGTAGGGCCTGTCAATGGCAGGCACTGTTACATACCATTCCAT CGAATCAATGAGAGACAGCACAAGGTTGTGATAACGGATAGGATGTGGGCTAGACTTCTTTCATCAACGAATCAACCAAGCTTCTTGACAAGagatataatagaaaatgcCAAGAAAGACAAGGAAGAAGTAGTTCCTGGGTTGCTGGATGAGAATCCCATAAACAGGAAGAAGGTCGCATGTTGA